In Octopus bimaculoides isolate UCB-OBI-ISO-001 chromosome 27, ASM119413v2, whole genome shotgun sequence, one DNA window encodes the following:
- the LOC106881297 gene encoding zinc finger protein 665: MAKTVQKLYTCNICKKSFSKALTLTNHRCHHCDVCGKSFSRADSLASHKYTHTGEKKPYSCDICGKSFSHKHHLARHNYVHTGAKPYHCDICGNSFSDGSTLTKHKRIHTGEKPYRCDICGISFSQIIHLTRHITSHTGEKPYKCDVCNKLFSQAYTLAQHVRTHTGEKPYHCDICGESFCQNNLLAAHKYIHTGKKPYYCDICGDGFSQKCALVAHGYVHTGEKPYRCHVCGDGFSERSALNAHAYVHTGGKPYHCDMCGKSFFFRGSFTKHKLIHTGEKPFHCNICGQSFSDKSVLCDHKQIHAKGKPHQCDICGKSFSQSRALTNHLRSHTGEKPYRCDICGKSFSVKSTLKKHSRIHTGEKPYHCDICGYSSSIESNIIQHKRIHTGEKPHRCDICGKSFSIASNLNRHMYIHTGDSPYHCDICGKTFTVSSNLKVHKRTHTGEKPFYCDICGKSFSENRFLKKHRLNHTGEHAYHCNICGKSFSENRFLKKHKLSHPGELP, encoded by the coding sequence ATGGCAAAAACAGTGCAAAAATTATACACTTGCAATATCTGTAAAAAGTCCTTTTCTAAGGCTCTTACACTCACTAATCACCGATGCcaccactgtgatgtctgtggtaaatcattttcgcGTGCAGATAGTTTGGCTTCccacaaatatacgcatacggGAGAAAAGAAACCATAtagttgtgatatctgtggtaaatcattttctcataaaCATCATTTAGCTAGACACAACTATGTTCATACAGGAgcgaagccatatcactgtgatatctgtggtaattcaTTCTCCGATGGAAGtaccttaactaaacacaaacgtattcatacaggggagaaaccatatcgttgtgatatctgtggtatatcATTCTCTCAGATTATTCACTTAACTAGACACATAACgagtcacacaggagaaaaaccatacaaATGTGATGTATGTAATAAGTTATTCTCTCAAGCGTATACTTTGGCACAACATGTACGGAcccatacaggagaaaaaccatatcactgtgacatttgtggtgaatcattctGTCAAAACAACCTCTTAGCTGCACATAAGtatattcatacaggaaagaaaccatattactgtgatatttgtggtgatGGATTTTCTCAGAAATGTGCTTTAGTTGCTCACGGctatgttcatacaggagagaaaccttatcgcTGCCATGTCTGTGGTGATGGCTTTTCCGAAAGAAGTGCCTTGAATGCgcatgcatatgttcatacaggagggaaaccttatcactgtgatatgtGTGGGAAATCTTTCTTCTTCAGGGGTTCCTTTACCAAACATAAACTGatccatactggagaaaaaccatttcactgtaACATTTGTGGTCAGTCATTCTCTGATAAAAGTGTCCTATGTGATCACAAACAGATTCATGCTAAAGGCAAGCCACATCaatgtgatatctgcggtaagtCGTTCTCTCAAAGTAGAGCTTTAACCAATCACTTACgcagtcatacaggagagaaaccatatcgctgtgatatctgtggtaaatcattctctgtaaaaaGTACCTTAAAAAAACACtcacgcattcatactggagagaaaccatatcattgtgatatttgtggttaTTCATCTTCTATTGAAAGTAACATAAttcaacacaaacgtattcacacaggagagaaaccacatcgctgtgatatctgtggtaaatcattttctataGCTAGTAACTtaaatagacatatgtacattcatacaggagattcaccatatcattgtgatatttgtggtaaaacatttacTGTAAGTAGTAACTTGAAAGTTCATAAACGAACTCATACAGGCGAGAAACCTTTttactgtgacatctgtggtaaatcattctcagagAATCGTTTCTTAAAAAAACACAGGCTTAATCACACAGGAGAACATGcctatcactgtaatatctgtggtaaatcattctctgaaaatcggttcttaaaaaaacacaaacttaGTCACCCTGGAGAGCTGCCATAA
- the LOC106881294 gene encoding zinc finger protein OZF — protein MSKVKGILLYECDICQKPFSQKCNLTTHKYIHTGEKRHHCDVCGKSFSQNTHLTRHKRIHTGEKPYHCDVCGRSFAEGSNLAKHKYVHTGEKSHHCDVCGKTFSQAGALTTHKRIHTGDKPYNCEVCGKSFSRNNTLTIHKYIHTGQKPYKCDICGKSFSQSDTLNKHKYIHTGEKPYHCKICGESFSQYNLLNRHKSIHTGQKPYDCDICGKSFPEGSSLAKHVLIHTGEKQYHCDICGQSFSQKPHLTNHKRIHTGEKPYCCDICGKSFSHTGSLTTHKYTHTGEKPYRCDVCGKSFSQKSNLSTHKYIHTGEKPYHCDICGKSFSGGSTLTNHKRSHTGDKPFHCDICGKSFSKNDTLTKHIRIHTGEKPYQCDVCGKSFSKNSHLTRHKHTHTREKPYRSDIYDKLFSKEDHLTCHKHIQTEDRPYHCGICGKSFSEQSSLTRHKRIFSNNKCWTPMFNKTSLDEGN, from the coding sequence ATGTCAAAAGTGAAAGGAATATTATTGTATGAATGTGACATCTGTCAAAAACCATTCTCTCAAAAATGCAACCTTaccactcacaaatatattcacacaggagaaaaacgacaccactgtgatgtctgtggtaaatcgttttctCAAAATACtcacttaactagacacaaacgtattcacacaggagagaagccatatcactgtgacgtCTGTGGTAGGTCATTTGCTGAAGGAAGCAACTTGGCTAAACATAAGTacgttcatacaggagagaaatcacatcattgtgatgtttgtggtaaaacCTTCTCTCAGGCAGGtgccttaactacacacaaacgtattcatacaggagacaaaCCCTATAATTGTGaagtctgtggtaaatcattctctcgaaataaTACCTTgactatacacaaatacattcatacaggacaGAAACCATATaaatgtgacatctgtggtaaatcattctctcaaagtgatACCTTAAAtaagcacaaatatattcatacaggtgagaaaccatatcattgtaaaatctgtggtgaatcattctctcaATATAATCTCTTAAATAGACACAAAAGCATTCATACTGGACAGaaaccatatgactgtgatatttgtggtaaatcattccctgaAGGAAGTAGCTTAGCTAAACACGTactcattcatacaggagagaaacaatatcactgcgatatctgtggGCAATCCTTTTCACAAAAACCTCACTTAACCAACcacaagcgcattcatacaggagagaaaccatattgctgtgatatctgtggcaaatcattctctcatacaggtagcttaactacacacaaatacacacacacgggagagaaaccatatcgttgtgatgtctgtggtaagtcattctctcagaAAAGTAATCTCTccacacacaagtatattcatactggagagaagccatatcactgtgatatctgtggtaaatcgttctctggAGGAAGTACCTTAACAAACCACAAACGTAGTCATACAGGTGacaaaccatttcattgtgatatctgtgggaaatcattctctaAAAATGACACTTTGACTAAACATATccgcattcacacaggagagaaaccatatcaatgtgacgtctgtgggaaatcattctccAAAAATAGTcatttaactagacacaaacatactcatacaagagagaaaccatatcgctcTGATATCTATGATAAATTATTCTCCAAAGAAGATCACTTAACCtgtcacaaacacattcaaactGAAGACAGACCATATCACTgtggtatttgtggtaaatcattctctgaacaAAGCAGCTTAACCAGGCACAAACGTATTTTTAGCAATAATAAATGCTGGACACCAATGTTTAACAAAACAAGTTTGGACGAAGGAAATTAA